AAGGGGTGCCCACCTAAGACGTGGGTCGCAGTGAAGAGATCCAGGCGACTGTTTACCAAAAACACAGGTCTCCGCAAAGTCATTAAGACGCAGTATGGGGGCTGACGCCTGCCCAGTGCCGGAAGGTTAAGGAAGTTGGTCAGGGGGCAACCTTGAAGCTAGCGACCGAAGCCCCGGTGAACGGCGGCCGTAACTATAACGGTCCTAAGGTAGCGAAATTCCTTGTCGGGTAAGTTCCGACCCGCACGAAAGGCGTAACGATCTGGATGGTGTCTCAGAGAGAGACTCGGCGAAATAGGAATGTCTGTGAAGATACGGACTGCCTGCACCTGGACAGAAAGACCCTATGAAGCTTTACTGTAGCCTGGAATTGTGTTCGGGCTTGGCTTGCGCAGGATAGGTGGGAGGCGATGAAGTTGTCCTTGTGGGGACAATGGAGCCAACGGTGAGATACCACTCTGGCGAAGCTAGAATTCTAACCCATGACCGTTATCCGGTCAGGGAACAGTTTCAGGTGGGCAGTTTGACTGGGGCGGTCGCCTCCTAAAAGGTAACGGAGGCGCGCAAAGGTTCCCTCAGCACGCTTGGAAACCGTGCGGCGAGTGTAAAGGCATAAAGGGAGCTTGACTGCAAGACTGACAAGTCGAGCAGGTACGAAAGTAGGCCTTAGTGATCCGACGGCGCAGAGTGGAATGGCCGTCGCTCAACGGATAAAAGTTACTCTAGGGATAACAGGCTGATCTCCCCCAAGAGTCCACATCGACGGGGAGGTTTGGCACCTCGATGTCGGCTCATCGCAACCTGGGGCGGAAGTACGTCCCAAGGGTTGGGCTGTTCGCCCATTAAAGCGGTACGTGAGCTGGGTTCAGAACGTCGTGAGACAGTTCGGTCCATATCCGGTGCAGGCGTAAGAGCATTGAGAGGAGTCCTCCTTAGTACGAGAGGACCGGGAGGAACGCACCGCTGGTGTACCAGTTATCGTGCCAACGGTAAACGCTGGGTAGCCAAGTGCGGAGCGGATAACCGCTGAAAGCATCTAAGTGGGAAGCCCACCTCAAGATGAGTGCTCTCACTACGTAAGTAGGTAAGGTCACGGGCAGAACACCCGTTCTTAGGCGGTAGGTGGAAGTGCAGCAATGTATGTAGCCGAGCCGTGCTAACAGACCGAGGGCTTGACCTCAATACTTATTTGGTTTCGCGTTACTTGCAGTCTTCAGGGTCTTCTGACCCAACAATCTTTCCTGGTGTCTATTGCGCGGTGGAACCACACTGAACCCTTCCCGAACTCAGAGGTGAAACGCTGTTGCGGCAACGATAGTTTAGGGGTCGCCCTACGCAAAAATAGCTCGATGCCAGGTATCTTTTTACTACGTAAAACCCCTAGCTGTTAAATCACACCTAGCGGGTTTTTGCTTTTTATAGGGATCTGACTTTTCCCTTATCTTCTTGATGGAGCGATCGCTTACTACCCATATTCGGCAGGTTAGTTAAGAAAGAAGAAAATATTTTCGACAAGGGGCACTAAAGAACTGGAGAATCCATAGCCTTTCCGGGTTTAAGTTGGCAATTTGCTTGAATAGTATGAAACCCTTGCGATTTCGTTGTTTCACGACTTAATGGGAAAAGTTAGCTCTAGGGATGGTTTCAAGGATTTGCTTATGTTAAAAGACATACTGGATGAAGTACATAAAACCAAGTAAAGACCCTATGGGCGTTAAAAACCGCCGACCTTCTAAACTCTTTATCAAACATTAAATCCCCTCTCCGCTTATGTCTAAAGACAGGCTTACACTAACGGAGAGGGATTAGGGATAAGGTTACGCCGGATAAATCCGTAATCTTCTATTTGGTTCTTCACCAAAACTATGCGACTTGAGGCGATAGTGTTCTACCAATTCATGTTGCATTTTGCGAACTTGGGGAGAACGCGGTAATAACTCAACTGGCTGTCCTTTAGGAATCACAATTTGCTCAACAGCAAGTCTAGCTTCTTCAAGAGCGTCCATCTCATCATCGCTACCATTGTGCAAAAACAGTTGCAATTCTAGGTCATCGGCCATTTCTGGGTCGTCCATGTTCAGCAACCGCCGCAAGCCACGGGTAATTTGCGGAATGGTACTGGACTTAATCATGTGGATGGGTACATGACGGGCTTTGGCCATTTGGCGTAATTTGGCGTGGTTTTTGACGTGCGATCGCAGTGCTAAAATTGCATCAGCAGTATCTATGTCTTTTGTCAATACCACGGGTAAAGTTAGCACGCTAATTACCTGTTCTAATTGATGGCGGCTAACGCCATAAGGGTAAACGTGGAGTGGCAAATCTTCACCATTGGGCCCTGGCTGTCTGGTAGCAGCATCTAAATCGATGCTCTCAGAATAATTGAAAGATTCATCCAGCAATCGATCGAACTCACTGCGTCCTGTTACCCGTTCTACAGGCAATTGCGGCAGTGCAACCATTTGTCCAGAAGAACGCCAGCCATTAGACGGTCGTGGCGGTGGGAAAGAATCTTCCACTGTCCCTAGCTGTCCACCGCGACCGTTGACAACAGCTAACTGCCTTGTAACCCCAATTTTGCCCTGATCGTCAACGGTTCTCGTTTGTGGAGTAGCCTGACGACCCCGCAGCAGATTATCTACTGTGTCTGCAACACTTTCGTGTACTGTCCAACGTTGACGTTCCAACATTTCCACAGCAATTTCAAAGGTAGGAGGGGCTTTCCGCTCCAAAACAGTTTTTTGAGAGCCTCGCCGTCTGGCTTCGTCGTCTCCCAGCGTCACAGCTTGGATACCCCCAACTAAATCAGCCAAGGTGGGGTTTTTAATCAGATTTTCGATCTGATTCCCGTGGGCAGTACCTACCAACTGTACGCCCCGTTCCGCAATGGTACGAGCCGCTAAAGCTTCCAGTTCCGTGCCAATTTCATCAATGACGATGACTTCTGGCATGTGATTTTCCACTGCCTCAATCATCACCTGATGCTGTTGTTCTGGATGAGCCACTTGCATCCGCCGAGCGCGACCAATGGCGGGGTGGGCAACATCACCATCCCCAGCGATTTCGTTGGAGGTGTCAATAATCACCACTCGCTTATGAAAATCATCCGCCAAAACACGGGCTATTTCCCGTAAGGCGGTAGTTTTGCCCACACCTGGACGACCCAGCATGAGAATCGATTTACCAGTTTCTACCAAATCGCGGATCATGCCAATGGTTCCGAATACCGCCCGACCAACGCGACAGGTCAAGCCAATAATCTTACCAGTACGGTTGCGGATGGCACTGATCCGATGCAAAGTTTGCTCAATTCCTGCCCGATTATCTCCGCCAAAAATTCCGACTCGTTGAATGCAATCATCTATCTGTTCTTGAGTAACAGGTATTTCGCTCAGATACTCAGCTTGATTAGGAAAGCGAGCTTCTGGGCGACGACCCAAATCCAAGACTACTTCTACTAAACTATCTCGTTTGGGATGACTCTCTAGTACTTGTTGCAGGTCTTGGGGCAAAATATCTAATAACTTTTGGAGATCGTCTGTAATCGTCATGCTTTCTATGGTGACGGAAACAACAGTAAATCGATACTTTCAGCTTCTAACTGTTCTCAAGCGCTCATTCAATGCTCAAACCTCCTACCTTGACTATACAAACATAAATTAAACATGAATTACAGGACTTTTTATGACTAAGTAATTATGCTTAATTAATGCT
This Nostoc sp. KVJ3 DNA region includes the following protein-coding sequences:
- a CDS encoding R3H domain-containing nucleic acid-binding protein, giving the protein MTITDDLQKLLDILPQDLQQVLESHPKRDSLVEVVLDLGRRPEARFPNQAEYLSEIPVTQEQIDDCIQRVGIFGGDNRAGIEQTLHRISAIRNRTGKIIGLTCRVGRAVFGTIGMIRDLVETGKSILMLGRPGVGKTTALREIARVLADDFHKRVVIIDTSNEIAGDGDVAHPAIGRARRMQVAHPEQQHQVMIEAVENHMPEVIVIDEIGTELEALAARTIAERGVQLVGTAHGNQIENLIKNPTLADLVGGIQAVTLGDDEARRRGSQKTVLERKAPPTFEIAVEMLERQRWTVHESVADTVDNLLRGRQATPQTRTVDDQGKIGVTRQLAVVNGRGGQLGTVEDSFPPPRPSNGWRSSGQMVALPQLPVERVTGRSEFDRLLDESFNYSESIDLDAATRQPGPNGEDLPLHVYPYGVSRHQLEQVISVLTLPVVLTKDIDTADAILALRSHVKNHAKLRQMAKARHVPIHMIKSSTIPQITRGLRRLLNMDDPEMADDLELQLFLHNGSDDEMDALEEARLAVEQIVIPKGQPVELLPRSPQVRKMQHELVEHYRLKSHSFGEEPNRRLRIYPA